A single region of the Brachypodium distachyon strain Bd21 chromosome 3, Brachypodium_distachyon_v3.0, whole genome shotgun sequence genome encodes:
- the LOC100829401 gene encoding squamosa promoter-binding-like protein 10, producing MMSSRQQLSPGTGTMPPISGDADFGSCYTSTHHPYAAFDGSPSAAVDHRPPLLHHHHQQLYDTTGLDYAALFPFAPQQDNNPPAHLFPNQLPPFTANSTTMLLQPPMLTPLPGLPTSSPPPAPGDAYQLHHPFGGFQLKRENEGGLFPFSDAMAASGVSGVGGGSGGRIGLNLGRRTYFSPADVLAVDRLLMRTRGGLGGGGMGVLGLGLGGGIMQQPPRCQAEGCKADLSAAKHYHRRHKVCEYHAKAAAVAANGKQQRFCQQCSRFHVLAEFDEAKRSCRKRLTEHNRRRRKPVGVQGKDSPPPPPSKKLEAGITTSSYAGDHTTTNKSSSTAAAAVLSPSASAFSCLQQQEEELDDNNEGSGGRPTTLSLAAPPQRDYGGALDTMLLMHHHHHQAAAAVVQDDDQEQDFMMTSLVQSHHHHQQQQQQGEVSGNILSCSPTASDQRRQNHQQMQINDGGDDSGCCNNSGMQQQQHFFEVDFM from the exons ATGATgagcagcaggcagcagctgaGCCCCGGCACTGGTACAATGCCACCCATCTCCGGCGACGCTGACTTCGGCAGCTGCTACACCAGTACTCATCATCCCTACGCCGCCTTCGACGGCAGTCccagcgccgccgtcgaccaccgcccgccgctgctccaccaccaccaccagcagctctACGACACCACCGGCCTCGACTACGCCGCATTATTCCCCTTCGCCCCCCAGCAAGATAATAACCCCCCCGCTCATCTCTTCCCCAACCAGCTGCCGCCCTTCACCGCCAACAGCACCACGATGCTTCTCCAGCCGCCGATGCTGACGCCACTCCCCGGCCTGCCGACGtcatccccgccgccggcccccggGGACGCGTACCAGCTGCACCACCCCTTCGGCGGCTTCCAGCTGAAGCGGGAGAACGAGGGCGGCCTCTTCCCCTTTTCcgacgccatggccgcctccgGCGTTAGCGGCGTTGGCGGAGGCAGCGGAGGGAGGATCGGGCTCAACCTGGGCCGCAGGACCTACTTCTCGCCGGCGGACGTGCTGGCCGTGGACCGGCTGCTGATGCGGACACGCGGGGgactgggcggcggcggcatggggGTTCTGGGGCTGGGGCTGGGAGGCGGCATTAtgcagcagccgccgcggTGCCAGGCGGAAGGGTGCAAGGCGGACCTGTCGGCGGCCAAGCACTACCACCGCCGCCACAAGGTCTGCGAGTACcacgccaaggccgccgccgtcgccgccaacGGCAAGCAGCAGCGATTCTGCCAGCAATGCAGCCG GTTTCACGTGCTTGCGGAGTTTGACGAGGCCAAGAGGAGCTGCCGGAAGCGGCTCACGGAgcacaaccgccgccgccggaagcCCGTCGGTGTTCAGGGCAAGgactcgcccccgccgccgccttccaaGAAATTAGAAGCCGGCATCACCACCAGCTCATACGCCGGGGATCACACTA CCACCAACAAGTCATcatcgacggcggcagcggcggtaCTCTCGCCGAGCGCCAGCGCCTTCAGCTgtctgcagcagcaggaggaggagctggacgACAACAACgaaggcagcggcgggcgACCGACGACGCTGTCGctcgcggcgccgccgcagagGGACTACGGCGGCGCCCTGGACACCATGCTTCTgatgcatcatcatcatcatcaggcAGCAGCGGCCGTCGTGCAAGACGACGACCAGGAGCAGGACTTCATGATGACCTCTCTCGTGCAAtcccatcatcatcatcagcagcagcagcagcaaggcgAAGTCAGTGGCAACATCCTGTCGTGCTCGCCGACGGCGTCGGATCAGCGTCGTCAGAATCACCAGCAGATGCAGATcaacgacggcggcgacgacagCGGCTGCTGCAATAACAGcggcatgcagcagcagcagcatttcTTCGAGGTGGACTTCATGTAG
- the LOC100829102 gene encoding uncharacterized protein LOC100829102, whose amino-acid sequence MAWWRERVVAPVRRAWRAVARRARKNRSTGVVDLHRDIQTCGYDDVQVMWNMLSLERQTSGLRPAPEKPRRASFWRPSFWHCASVQRRELRV is encoded by the exons ATGGCGTGGTGGCGCGAGAGGGTGGTCGCGCCGGTGCGCCGGGCGTGGCGGGCCgtggcgcggcgggcgcgcaAGAACA GGAGCACAGGAGTCGTGGACCTACACAGGGACATCCAGACCTGTGGATACGACGATGTTCAGGTGATGTGGAACATGCTGAGCTTGGAGAGACAAACCTCCGGCCtcaggccggcgccggagaagccACGGCGGGCCTCCTTCTGGAGGCCGTCGTTTTGGCACTGTGCATCTGTGCAGCGCCGTGAGCTGCGGGTCTGA